From a region of the Luteibaculum oceani genome:
- a CDS encoding GEVED domain-containing protein, with translation MTRLLTRLILPVIIVFMGVDLSAQCDISACPVAPCYCIKDTTVTSLRGTLYDDGGSENDYLPGESATAQVITYLFNIQPTNTPDTLALQFTFFDVEMSATCEYDHLEILDGGVSKGIYCGTDNPGIVYCTSGSATIRWYSDPNAVRPGFEMRWFADSIPDASTVPTPTGYCDASNEGDCGNGQGIYEVQMQGDKGGFTNNTDLQSCQDNQGYSDFSATHMAYISRGNVYELVTRSNDNGYFFGQMAVYVDWNEDFDFDDTGELVITQSTFTAGDVTPQTTPITVPDGTTDGIKRMRIRGHSTSNPIGPCGSIGLGETEDYTLIVGTPPPFCASAPVPADEAVDQCQKGIEFSWTSSPSGEPADGFKFSLGTDPLSPKDLVLDLDLGADTFYTYNGNLDAGTTYYWKVTPYNAQGDAKGCEVWSFTTSASGDPVPSIVYDRSALDTANTCAGGMDALFASVSGGAGSTIYAWDAEDNSRISPLDKDSTQFNSSTEGAVKVWITATDANGCFGTDTVVVITNPNANAGGSIVGDNMLCAQDDLSLSVASTVGNLQWQRNDGGGWLDISSATNASYGDNNPQGGISYRVIANTDFCVDTSDVLDVTVHPLTDAPDIVSPSGVFEFCDGDSLQLLSSVTNNNIWSNGSTDDETYAKVGGDLNLVFLDINACTSDVATVTLTKYDLPNKPLILEANNGEATLCEGLSAQLTTDVKGIIEWNGETSATDTFYVVSQAGPVYVTVTNANGCSATSDTVEVVERALPGKPTIVSSTGGADLCEGATMELTAQTTEDVYWNGDPSISSKKFTVSAGGDYFATAVSDFGCEKESDAFTVTLRPNPDQPVVTTDNGKDGFCEGDSILVNANVTTNVYWNGDPTIVGPSIYITVAGNVTATAISQFGCETTSEALQIQELPLPEKPIITYENGNLNSSVNRTDYLYQWYDGDGNAIDGATGPVLENSEDGDYYLIVIDPATGCENQSSTFTDIISLEGTNTIAVYPNPINAGDLIHIEASKEVEFKLMDNTGRILTAGSGNVVSTENLKSGIYQLLIKESSNAGIYTAKIVVR, from the coding sequence ATGACAAGATTGTTAACCCGTTTAATTTTACCTGTAATTATTGTTTTTATGGGGGTTGATTTGTCTGCGCAGTGCGACATTTCTGCCTGTCCAGTGGCACCATGTTACTGTATAAAAGATACAACCGTCACTTCCTTGAGAGGGACCTTATACGACGATGGTGGTTCCGAAAACGATTACCTACCTGGGGAGTCAGCTACAGCGCAGGTTATTACCTACCTCTTTAATATCCAACCGACAAATACTCCGGATACTTTAGCGCTTCAGTTTACATTTTTTGATGTGGAGATGAGTGCCACTTGTGAATATGATCATCTTGAAATTTTGGATGGAGGAGTTTCAAAAGGAATTTATTGTGGTACCGATAATCCTGGAATAGTTTATTGTACCAGTGGTTCCGCAACTATTCGATGGTATTCAGATCCAAACGCTGTAAGACCTGGTTTTGAAATGCGTTGGTTTGCTGATTCTATACCAGATGCCAGCACTGTGCCTACTCCAACTGGCTACTGCGATGCTTCTAACGAAGGTGACTGTGGAAATGGTCAAGGTATTTATGAAGTACAGATGCAAGGAGACAAAGGTGGGTTTACCAATAATACCGACCTTCAGAGCTGTCAAGATAACCAAGGTTATTCGGATTTTTCAGCAACTCATATGGCATACATTTCTCGTGGAAATGTTTACGAGTTAGTTACAAGAAGTAACGACAACGGATATTTCTTCGGTCAAATGGCAGTTTATGTAGACTGGAACGAGGATTTCGATTTCGATGATACCGGTGAGTTAGTTATTACGCAATCGACATTTACTGCCGGAGATGTTACTCCGCAAACTACCCCGATAACGGTTCCAGATGGAACTACAGATGGTATAAAGAGAATGCGAATTAGGGGTCACTCTACATCCAATCCTATCGGGCCGTGTGGCTCTATTGGTCTGGGTGAAACTGAGGATTATACTTTAATAGTAGGAACACCTCCTCCATTTTGTGCCTCTGCCCCAGTTCCTGCTGATGAGGCAGTAGATCAATGTCAAAAAGGAATAGAATTTTCTTGGACTTCCAGCCCAAGCGGGGAACCAGCGGATGGCTTTAAGTTTTCATTGGGGACCGATCCACTTTCTCCTAAAGATCTTGTTTTAGATTTAGATCTTGGTGCGGATACCTTTTACACGTATAACGGAAACTTGGATGCCGGTACTACATACTACTGGAAAGTTACGCCGTATAACGCACAAGGTGATGCAAAAGGTTGCGAGGTATGGTCATTTACAACATCTGCTTCGGGTGATCCAGTTCCTAGCATTGTGTACGATAGATCTGCCTTAGATACTGCTAATACTTGTGCAGGTGGAATGGATGCTCTTTTCGCCTCGGTTAGTGGTGGTGCGGGATCTACTATTTATGCTTGGGATGCTGAGGATAACAGCAGAATTAGTCCTTTAGATAAAGATTCAACCCAATTTAATTCTAGCACCGAAGGTGCAGTTAAGGTATGGATAACTGCAACGGATGCTAATGGATGTTTTGGAACCGATACGGTGGTGGTTATTACCAATCCTAACGCTAATGCTGGAGGAAGCATAGTTGGTGATAACATGCTTTGTGCTCAAGACGATCTGAGCCTTAGTGTGGCAAGCACAGTAGGGAATCTGCAGTGGCAACGTAACGACGGTGGTGGTTGGTTGGATATTTCCAGCGCAACCAATGCCAGCTACGGAGATAATAATCCTCAGGGAGGTATTTCTTATCGTGTTATCGCTAATACGGACTTCTGTGTAGATACTTCAGATGTCCTAGATGTTACGGTTCACCCATTAACGGATGCTCCTGATATTGTTTCCCCTTCGGGCGTATTTGAATTCTGCGATGGCGATTCATTGCAATTATTGTCTAGTGTAACGAATAATAATATTTGGTCAAATGGTTCTACTGATGACGAAACCTATGCTAAAGTGGGTGGTGATTTAAATCTAGTTTTCTTAGATATAAATGCATGTACCTCCGATGTTGCTACAGTAACCTTAACCAAATATGATTTACCAAATAAACCTTTAATTCTGGAGGCAAATAATGGCGAAGCTACCCTGTGTGAAGGGTTAAGTGCGCAGTTAACTACAGATGTAAAAGGTATTATTGAGTGGAATGGAGAAACCTCCGCTACGGATACCTTTTATGTGGTTAGCCAAGCTGGACCAGTATATGTAACCGTAACAAATGCTAATGGCTGTTCAGCAACTTCAGATACGGTGGAGGTAGTGGAACGTGCCCTTCCGGGTAAACCTACTATAGTCTCTTCTACAGGTGGAGCAGACTTATGTGAGGGTGCTACCATGGAATTAACAGCGCAAACTACCGAAGATGTTTACTGGAATGGAGATCCTTCTATATCATCTAAAAAGTTTACGGTTAGCGCGGGTGGAGATTATTTTGCTACCGCAGTTTCCGATTTTGGTTGCGAAAAAGAGTCCGATGCATTTACGGTAACATTGCGTCCTAATCCAGACCAGCCAGTTGTAACTACCGATAATGGTAAAGACGGATTTTGCGAAGGCGATAGCATTTTGGTAAATGCTAACGTAACCACTAACGTTTACTGGAATGGAGATCCTACCATAGTTGGACCAAGTATTTATATAACTGTAGCAGGAAATGTAACAGCAACGGCTATTAGTCAGTTCGGTTGTGAAACAACTTCTGAGGCACTTCAAATTCAAGAGCTCCCACTTCCAGAAAAGCCAATAATTACATACGAGAATGGAAATTTAAATAGTTCGGTAAATAGAACGGATTATCTGTACCAGTGGTATGATGGCGATGGAAACGCAATTGATGGTGCTACGGGGCCAGTTTTGGAGAATTCAGAAGATGGCGATTACTACCTAATCGTGATTGATCCTGCTACCGGTTGCGAAAACCAATCGAGCACCTTTACTGATATTATTAGTCTTGAGGGAACTAACACCATAGCAGTTTATCCGAACCCAATTAATGCTGGTGATTTAATTCACATAGAGGCAAGTAAAGAGGTTGAATTCAAACTGATGGACAACACAGGAAGAATTTTAACCGCAGGTAGCGGAAATGTGGTTTCAACAGAAAACTTGAAATCGGGTATCTATCAACTCTTAATTAAAGAATCCAGTAATGCTGGAATTTACACCGCCAAAATTGTGGTTAGGTAA
- a CDS encoding helicase HerA-like domain-containing protein, with protein MSSEILIGGLMVDKKPVNGHQILISTKSLNRHGLIAGATGTGKTKSLQVMVEELSLKGVPSLVMDIKGDLSGLGAPGSTNKIIEERAHHIQMEWEGKGFPLEFLSISDEPGVKLRSTVSEFGPIVLSKILSLNDTQQGLLAMLFQYCDDQGLPLLDIADLKTVLRFAAAEGKAEFQKMYGLVPTNSAHAIMRKITQLEQQEGDRIFGEPSFDVGDLCETKDGLGVINVLRLTDVQAKPGLFSAFMLSLLAELFQTFPEIGDPEQPELMIFIDEAHLIFKNASKELLEQLDTIIKLIRSKGIGIVFITQTPDDIPENILSQLGFKLQHALRAFTAKDRKAIRLMAQNFPESDTYNVEELLTELGIGEAVVSFLDRKGRPQPLVHSLMRPPLSRMDVLSNSELDSIVKNSKLKDKYEKRLDRISAHEELTKRIEEELEAKEELENEVPERPVAKKATTTRKEKSTLEKVMASSVTRTIARELTRGILGVFGISTTRRRTTSRRRRR; from the coding sequence GTGAGCAGCGAGATATTGATAGGTGGACTGATGGTGGACAAGAAGCCAGTTAACGGTCATCAGATTTTGATTTCAACCAAGAGTTTAAATCGACATGGTTTAATCGCTGGAGCCACCGGTACTGGTAAGACTAAGTCGCTTCAGGTTATGGTTGAGGAGCTTTCTCTTAAAGGGGTCCCAAGTTTGGTGATGGACATCAAGGGAGATCTCTCTGGATTGGGAGCTCCAGGGTCCACGAACAAAATCATTGAAGAGCGTGCGCATCATATTCAAATGGAATGGGAAGGCAAAGGATTTCCCCTCGAATTTTTAAGTATTTCTGATGAGCCTGGGGTTAAATTAAGATCTACCGTATCTGAATTTGGTCCCATTGTTTTATCAAAAATCCTCTCCCTTAATGATACCCAGCAAGGCTTGCTCGCTATGCTCTTCCAGTATTGCGACGATCAAGGATTACCGCTTTTAGATATTGCGGACTTAAAAACAGTTTTGAGATTTGCTGCTGCAGAGGGTAAAGCTGAATTTCAGAAAATGTACGGATTGGTTCCTACCAACTCGGCACATGCTATTATGCGAAAAATTACCCAGCTCGAACAACAAGAAGGCGATCGCATATTTGGAGAACCTTCATTCGATGTGGGAGATCTCTGCGAAACAAAAGATGGACTTGGGGTAATTAATGTGCTTCGACTGACTGATGTACAAGCTAAACCTGGATTGTTTTCTGCTTTTATGTTATCGCTATTGGCAGAATTGTTTCAAACTTTTCCTGAAATTGGAGATCCGGAGCAACCAGAGTTAATGATATTTATAGATGAGGCCCACTTAATTTTCAAGAACGCCTCTAAGGAATTACTCGAGCAGTTGGATACTATTATAAAGCTAATTCGTTCTAAGGGAATAGGGATAGTTTTTATCACCCAAACTCCAGACGATATTCCAGAGAACATTCTTTCCCAACTCGGTTTTAAGTTGCAACACGCCTTGCGTGCTTTTACAGCTAAAGACCGGAAAGCTATCCGTCTTATGGCCCAAAATTTCCCGGAGAGCGACACATATAATGTAGAGGAATTGTTAACGGAATTGGGAATTGGAGAGGCCGTAGTTAGTTTCCTAGATCGTAAGGGTAGACCTCAGCCCTTGGTACATTCATTAATGCGGCCCCCACTTTCTAGGATGGATGTATTAAGCAATTCGGAATTGGATTCTATTGTTAAGAACAGCAAGCTAAAGGATAAATACGAAAAGAGGTTAGATCGAATTTCTGCCCATGAGGAGCTTACCAAGCGTATCGAAGAGGAATTAGAAGCGAAGGAAGAGCTGGAAAATGAGGTTCCCGAAAGACCTGTTGCTAAAAAGGCAACAACGACCAGAAAGGAAAAAAGTACGCTTGAAAAAGTTATGGCTTCCTCGGTAACAAGAACCATTGCGAGAGAATTAACCCGTGGCATACTTGGTGTTTTTGGAATTTCCACAACCAGGCGCAGAACCACAAGCCGGCGACGAAGGCGTTAA
- a CDS encoding DUF4332 domain-containing protein: protein MSKKISEIEGIGPALSEKLAKAGVKTVEALLEKGSTKAGRKTLAAESGIDEGKILDFVNMADLFRIKGVGSQFAELLKASGVDTIKELRNRNPENLHEKLVEIQAAKKITRTVPGKSQVEGFVSQAKQLNPVVTY from the coding sequence ATGAGCAAGAAAATCTCAGAAATTGAAGGGATAGGACCAGCACTATCAGAAAAACTAGCGAAAGCTGGAGTAAAGACCGTTGAAGCACTACTTGAAAAAGGTAGTACCAAAGCAGGAAGAAAAACCCTAGCTGCAGAAAGCGGAATTGATGAAGGAAAAATCTTGGACTTTGTAAATATGGCAGACCTCTTTAGAATAAAGGGGGTTGGAAGCCAGTTCGCAGAATTGCTGAAGGCTTCGGGAGTGGATACCATTAAGGAACTCCGCAACCGTAACCCTGAAAACCTGCATGAGAAACTGGTGGAAATTCAGGCCGCTAAAAAAATCACAAGAACAGTTCCTGGGAAAAGCCAGGTAGAAGGATTTGTTTCCCAAGCTAAACAGCTTAATCCTGTTGTAACATACTAG
- a CDS encoding SDR family oxidoreductase, which yields MKILLTGATGYIGKRLLPLLLEEGHEVICMARDRNRFQAPRGYEDSIEIYEADLLKAETLKNNIKADIAYYLVHSMSSSTENFDELEAQAAKNFAQWSSYIGIKQVIYLSGLANADELSKHLSSRKQVEEILSRGTYSLTTLRAGIIVGSGSASFEIIRDLVEKLPIMIAPKWLNTRCQPIGIADVLSFLFGCLNQSETFNKTFDIGGADVLTYKEMLLGYAKVRGLKRYIGIVPVMTPRLSSYWLYFVTSTSYKLAVSLVDSMRVEVICKEERLKDILNITPRTYEASLRRTFDKIDQNIVVSSWKDSLNSGPFKQDIANYIEVPTNGCLFDKRQKPVISEAQTLEKIWSIGGKNGWYAGNFLWRIRGFVDKIFGGVGLRRGRTHPTKIANGDALDFWRVILADKEKKRLLLFAEMKVPGDAWLEFRIENGILYQEATFRPLGVMGRLYWWAVSPLHGYVFQGMLNKLAQ from the coding sequence ATGAAAATATTACTAACCGGCGCTACCGGGTATATTGGAAAAAGACTACTCCCCCTATTATTAGAGGAGGGCCACGAAGTAATATGCATGGCACGAGATAGGAATAGATTTCAGGCTCCACGGGGATACGAGGACTCCATTGAAATTTATGAAGCTGATCTATTAAAAGCGGAAACTTTAAAAAACAACATCAAAGCCGACATAGCGTACTACCTAGTTCATTCTATGTCATCATCAACTGAAAACTTTGATGAATTAGAAGCACAAGCAGCAAAAAACTTTGCCCAATGGTCAAGCTACATTGGAATTAAACAGGTGATTTATTTGTCTGGACTTGCCAATGCTGATGAGTTATCAAAACATTTAAGCTCCAGAAAACAGGTAGAAGAAATCCTATCCAGGGGCACCTACAGCCTTACCACATTAAGAGCAGGAATAATAGTAGGTTCTGGGTCTGCATCTTTTGAAATTATTCGTGATTTGGTGGAAAAACTGCCGATAATGATAGCTCCCAAATGGCTGAACACTAGATGCCAACCCATAGGGATAGCAGATGTACTCTCTTTTCTTTTTGGATGCTTAAACCAAAGTGAAACCTTCAACAAAACATTTGATATTGGCGGCGCCGATGTACTTACCTATAAGGAAATGCTTTTGGGATATGCTAAGGTCCGTGGATTGAAAAGATATATTGGTATCGTGCCAGTTATGACCCCCAGACTTTCCTCCTACTGGCTTTACTTTGTCACCTCAACCTCCTATAAATTAGCTGTTTCTCTTGTCGACTCCATGCGGGTGGAGGTAATTTGCAAGGAGGAGAGGCTAAAGGACATACTAAACATTACGCCGAGAACCTACGAAGCCTCGCTACGTAGAACCTTCGATAAAATTGATCAAAACATTGTTGTATCCAGTTGGAAAGACTCCCTAAATAGCGGTCCCTTTAAACAGGATATTGCAAATTATATAGAGGTTCCCACCAATGGATGCCTGTTTGATAAAAGACAGAAGCCAGTAATCTCCGAAGCGCAAACCCTTGAAAAGATTTGGAGTATTGGAGGTAAAAATGGTTGGTATGCTGGCAATTTTTTATGGCGGATTCGAGGTTTCGTGGATAAAATTTTCGGAGGAGTTGGCTTACGACGTGGAAGAACACATCCCACTAAAATTGCAAATGGCGACGCCTTAGACTTTTGGCGGGTTATTTTAGCCGACAAAGAGAAAAAGCGCCTCTTGCTCTTTGCCGAAATGAAGGTTCCAGGCGATGCGTGGCTGGAATTTAGAATCGAAAATGGCATCCTTTATCAAGAAGCTACTTTCCGACCGCTCGGTGTAATGGGACGATTGTACTGGTGGGCAGTATCCCCCTTGCACGGCTACGTTTTCCAGGGCATGCTAAACAAATTAGCCCAGTAG